Proteins encoded within one genomic window of Cucumis sativus cultivar 9930 chromosome 3, Cucumber_9930_V3, whole genome shotgun sequence:
- the LOC101212897 gene encoding uncharacterized protein LOC101212897 yields the protein MKEPPRFFFFSESAEEFGEREIEMGKSFTLIQTVATAGAFSAISFWYGFMFGRESARKDLGDLIQDLRRGISKPDSSSETPHS from the exons ATGAAAGAACCTCCgcgtttcttcttcttctctgaaTCGGCGGAGGAATTTGGtgagagagaaattgaaatgGGGAAATCCTTCACTCTGATTCAGACTGTTGCGACTGCCGGAGCCTTCTCTGCGATTTCATTCTG GTATGGTTTCATGTTTGGAAGAGAGTCAGCTCGTAAAGACTTGGGAGATTTAATTCAAGATCTACGACGAGGAATTTCAAAACCCGATTCTTCTTCTGAAACTCCTCATTCTTGA
- the LOC101212662 gene encoding probable serine/threonine-protein kinase PBL19: MGCFFNLHRKTKIKRGGESVKELNHSNKSDRKPTNRGIEALETLPTPRSIPELYKEKEHTLRVFTFEELKIATNGFSRLLRIGEGGFGSVYKGKIRLEGDQGEEIIVAIKRLKSNSSQGHKQWLAEVQFLGVVSHPNLVKLLGYCSEDGERGIQRLLVYEFMSNGSLEDHLFSRSRTLLAWKTRLQIILGAAQGLAYLHEGLEVQVIYRDFKSSNVLLDEEFSPKLSDFGLAREGPTGDRTHVSTAVVGTYGYAAPEYVVTGHLTMQSDIWSFGVVLYEILTGRRTLERNRPTGEQKLLEWVKQFPTNSKSFKTIIDPRLQSQYDLAAARKVANLASQCLNKTARDRPTMSKVVEILKQALEESEE; this comes from the exons ATGGGTTGTTTCTTCAATTTACATCGCAAAACCAAGATTAAGAGAGGGGGAGAATCGGTGAAGGAGCTGAATCATAGTAATAAATCGGATCGCAAACCTACCAATCGAGGGATTGAAGCACTGGAAACTTTGCCTACGCCCCGGAGTATACCTGAGTTGTACAAAGAGAAAGAGCATACTCTGAGAGTTTTCACTTTTGAAGAGCTCAAAATTGCGACTAATGGGTTCAGCAGGTTGCTTAGGATTGGAGAAGGTGGATTTGGGAGCGTATATAAGGGGAAAATTAGGCTTGAAGGTGATCAGGGAGAGGAAATTATAGTTGCTATCAAGCGACTTAAGTCAAATAGCTCACAG GGTCACAAACAATGGCTTGCAGAAGTTCAATTTCTTGGTGTTGTTAGTCATCCAAATCTGGTAAAACTTTTGGGATATTGTTCAGAAGATGGAGAAAGAGGGATCCAACGACTTTTAGTCTATGAATTCATGTCTAATGGAAGCTTAGAAGATCATCTCTTTAGCAGGAGTAGGACTCTTTTGGCTTGGAAAACTAGGCTACAGATTATCCTTGGTGCAGCTCAAGGATTAGCTTATTTACATGAAGGATTAGAAGTCCAG GTGATTTATCGCGACTTCAAATCATCAAATGTACTATTGGATGAAGAATTCTCTCCTAAACTTTCGGATTTTGGGCTTGCTAGAGAAGGACCAACTGGTGATCGCACACATGTGTCCACTGCA GTGGTTGGGACATATGGATATGCAGCACCTGAGTACGTTGTCACAGGACATCTAACAATGCAAAGTGACATATGGAGTTTTGGAGTAGTGTTGTATGAGATCCTAACAGGCAGGCGAACTCTTGAAAGAAACCGCCCAACTGGAGAGCAAAAGCTACTGGAGTGGGTGAAACAATTTCCTACAAATAGTAAAAGTTTCAAGACGATAATAGATCCTCGTCTTCAAAGCCAGTATGACCTGGCAGCAGCTCGAAAAGTTGCCAATTTAGCCAGTCAATGTCTCAACAAGACTGCAAGAGATCGACCAACAATGTCGAAAGTCGTCGAAATCCTGAAGCAAGCACTAGAAGAGTCAGAGGAGTGA
- the LOC101216025 gene encoding pentatricopeptide repeat-containing protein At4g17616, producing the protein MALILARERLLHSRLSTIFPLKSRLVSALQSFALISACREKLIFLKFFGNSRVTELWYTKSQVPFFRCVSTYVHPTKLCWGGSSYDVLLGKLEIALKDHQIDEAWELFSDFRKLYGFPNDNFLLMLVSQLSYTSDCKRLHKAYNLVLQNWKEKPVVLQLDTLTKLVLGLARSQMPIPASEILRLMLQTRRLPRMELLQLVILHMVKSEVGTYLASNILVQICDCFLQQATSRNDQAKSMKPDTMLFNLVLHACVRFKLSFKGQQLVELMSQTEVVADAHTIVLIARIYEMNDQRDELKNLKTHIDQVSPSLVCHYCQFYDALLSLHFKYDDFDSAANLMLEICRFGESNSIQKHWRELQKSSFLPIGSRHLKDGLKIKIMPELLQRDSVLNVEVKPEFINYKNGKLVASNKTVAKFIVELRRVGETSELSKLLLQVQKGLASVEGSNLCSDVVKACICLGWLETAHDILDDVEAVGSPLDSTVYFLLLKAYYKQDMLREADVLQKQMTKVGLSISTTEDMASSTCSSSRILLPNIEVATHTSLVESLIQEMKETSSMSRVLKFNSSIYFFCKAKMIEDALQAYKRMQQLGIQPTAQTFANLVFGFSYLQMYRNITILWGDIKRRMQSTHLVLSRDLYECLLLCFIRGGYFERVMEIVGRMEEQNMYTDKRMYKREFLMLHKNLYRSLKPSEAKTEAQKKRLEDVRAFKKWVGIY; encoded by the coding sequence ATGGCCTTGATCCTAGCAAGAGAAAGACTATTGCATTCCAGATTATCCACGATTTTTCCTTTGAAATCTAGACTAGTTTCAGCTTTGCAGAGTTTTGCTTTGATATCAGCTTGTAGGGAAAAGCTGATCTTCCTAAAATTTTTTGGGAACTCTAGAGTTACAGAGCTATGGTATACGAAGTCTCAAGTTCCATTTTTTCGTTGTGTTTCTACTTATGTACACCCAACAAAATTATGTTGGGGAGGTTCATCTTATGATGTGCTATTGGGAAAGCTCGAAATTGCTTTGAAAGATCATCAAATTGATGAAGCTTGGGAGTTGTTTAGTGATTTCAGAAAGCTATATGGTTTCCCAAACGACAATTTTTTGCTTATGTTGGTTTCTCAATTGTCCTATACTTCTGATTGCAAGAGACTACACAAGGCATATAACTTGGTTCTTCAAAACTGGAAAGAGAAGCCAGTTGTATTGCAACTTGATACCTTAACTAAACTTGTTCTTGGGTTGGCAAGATCCCAAATGCCGATTCCTGCTTCGGAGATTCTTAGATTGATGCTGCAGACGAGGAGACTACCGCGAATGGAACTCTTGCAGTTGGTTATTCTGCACATGGTGAAGTCGGAGGTCGGAACATATCTTGCTTCTAATATTTTGGTCCAGATTTGTGATTGTTTCTTACAACAGGCTACAAGTAGAAATGACCAAGCGAAGTCGATGAAACCGGATACTATGCTATTTAACCTAGTGCTTCATGCCTGTGTTAGGTTTAAATTATCTTTCAAGGGGCAGCAACTAGTGGAATTGATGTCTCAAACTGAGGTTGTTGCCGATGCACATACAATTGTCCTTATTGCACGGATTTATGAAATGAATGATCAGAGAGATGAGctaaagaatttgaaaacccACATTGATCAAGTTTCACCTTCATTGGTTTGTCATTATTGTCAGTTCTATGATGCCTTGTTGAGCTTGCACTTTAAGTATGATGATTTTGATTCTGCTGCTAATCTCATGCTGGAAATATGTAGATTTGGTGAATCTAATAGCATTCAAAAGCATTGGAGGGAGTTGCAAAAATCTAGCTTTCTTCCAATTGGATCACGTCATCTAAAGGATGGATTGAAGATAAAGATTATGCCAGAACTACTGCAGAGAGATTCTGTTCTCAATGTGGAAGTCAAACCAGAGTtcataaattataagaatGGGAAGCTTGTTGCGAGTAATAAGACCGTAGCTAAATTCATTGTTGAACTCAGGAGGGTTGGAGAAACATCTGAGCTCTCAAAACTTTTGCTTCAGGTTCAAAAAGGGCTGGCATCAGTTGAAGGTTCTAATTTGTGTTCTGATGTAGTTAAAGCTTGCATTTGTTTAGGTTGGCTCGAAACTGCTCATGACATTTTGGACGATGTTGAAGCAGTTGGCTCTCCATTGGACTCCACAGTATATTTCTTGCTCTTGAAAGCATATTACAAACAGGATATGCTCAGGGAAGCAGATGTGCTTCAAAAACAAATGACAAAGGTTGGTCTGTCCATCAGTACCACCGAAGACATGGCTAGCTCTACGTGTTCTTCCAGTCGAATTTTGTTGCCAAACATCGAAGTAGCCACCCACACATCTCTGGTTGAATCTCTAATTCAAGAAATGAAAGAGACTAGTTCGATGTCTAGAGTTCTCAAGTTCAATTCATCCATTTACTTTTTCTGCAAGGCCAAAATGATTGAGGATGCCTTACAGGCATACAAAAGAATGCAACAATTGGGCATCCAACCTACCGCTCAAACTTTCGCCAAtcttgtttttggattttcatATTTGCAAATGTATCGCAACATAACGATTCTATGGGGAGACATAAAAAGGAGAATGCAGAGTACGCATTTGGTTTTGAGCAGAGATCTGTATGAGTGCTTGTTGTTGTGCTTTATTCGAGGTGGTTACTTTGAGAGAGTGATGGAAATTGTAGGACGCATGGAGGAGCAGAATATGTACACTGACAAGAGGATGTACAAAAGGGAGTTTCTAATGCTTCATAAGAATCTCTATAGGAGCTTAAAGCCATCAGAAGCCAAAACTGAGGcgcaaaagaaaagattggaGGATGTTAGAGCATTCAAAAAATGGGTCGGTATATACTAA